Proteins from a single region of Procambarus clarkii isolate CNS0578487 chromosome 62, FALCON_Pclarkii_2.0, whole genome shotgun sequence:
- the LOC123766468 gene encoding vitellogenin isoform X2 — protein sequence MVISLKLSKTDGVIGPNLGNALERYPLVVAVADGRVQQVCTFPDDDAWSINIKKGIASAFQNSLPSNSTTNSGLSITETDVVGTCPTRYEVQNHGDRVIVKKEKNHRLCKQRYPTPAETQVPWLKGPLPLEESRSVCKQEIRNGIYSSITCEDKNVVRPSYGAYKYIEARQESTLRYISESNDQSGAASAIPQANMERKSLRYDHDTLKKDPSMVAQLDQTMSQICEKTKDAVERDVAALVALALHLLRRVPEDAVEQTLVKIRNGSYCEDWRKLENLFLDVVSFVHEVGAVKVMVSQLVSGQATGGRAALYTAGLYLHTRPTSSDIEALVPVFESRLSLPFVTLAAASMVKAYCHDSSLCDNVTSVRTIVQALNNKIQSQCSPLSDEDTQNEALASLKVLGNMGLMTPEEATSVIRCMKTEGVLTSVRVAAAQAFRQSQCAPSTTEQLIKIAIDSTSNTEVRIAAYLAAIRCVQEGDLETILASLAGSEDTQVRGFILSHLVNLQETNSPHKGHLRYLLTNILLPRDFETDVRKYSRNIDVSYFSSSLGAGAGVESNIIYSPGSFVPRSVDFNLTAASGEALMDIGEVGVRLEGLDPMLEKAFGPRGYLRRTSPAKMFNYILNFLEKEGKEIIDNIRRMLREDEQIDMASLTDFWDEIYCCGGPDVVRADIFARFMGQEIYFSSLSGNLDDIAASGIGRTIGSYITQILHQIKNVHVTSTRTAQLYLDYSFPTIQGTPFKFKLEGTAVTGLQLEGSLNILDLFFNFRNGQNVLKILPSLSVQIDNFIGFDDYLSQTGIKTNSTISTSNGFSLSVKAKNKYELVIQWDLPEKMEVINVKSETYLMMSERGRPETKVIPQSMKDTRIRTHSCINSLEPALGLKFCYELDIPDVFRSNSLPLGAPAIAKLYVEKEEPSIIGYNITYLNKRKETSQYILLKIDTLGSSKPREAELLISFSKQGYSVSISASFDSLTFSSGVWITIINSEDYKAILVYTKFRNAQTELTRGLKVDFRTKSSLSDKEYELNVFSSPLKNFPLASKVVEMKLAKTINPPEVSMDFLCGTRNYLRNYFDLNFEVVVDVKDAQYLNVSLPTRLRKLEFDSGLRDWQVNAFILQTRESGENTQHSSAFRITRRRKEVIAVEATHTTQGNLYDNFIIRTTALVKVSHTQYKAATTVQNGGDTTGVSVHLTRAGDKAKLATLEALHTYSGKPYGIILLVDIPRYMEPIEFEFTTAITEENILQLKFGLTYGNQVILRVFGPVTFETSSAFFKFKAAITVITAVSGRHFVSAVVNIANNTQGLSFTCKRHRRVIVSVDCSAVTVTRQETVTAARVMLPGFVDFTTDIITNDRFVYITLNGQLSLANSYPHRLRGYTNVDLENKNAKVDISWDADHEPDKKINVDVMVVIAAGRPSRLYLQGDVEYQSITYPVVLEASVANLLRQRYEDCTLTLVIRAPENKNLSLEITNAFQHHASSASIDTGLHYKSMQDKEYAFASHTYLERFKAPFSFMYTFHAGFTSPRGQTASVRLEAKHRYTPAERVAYIQGSVSFPAMKEPLKLEFKSNQTENLYSLGWIAEANFPATMYNIELLLGPGGSIRSFNSFLNVTAIKDFTDAVVKLLEVEMWCFGKFCDIDNNAIYIYHYRFHKPTPITYSMIFKSPSRTMEGEAEYSPSQSSLKFYPNRDHSEDKYQIAATSSHSNWDQESKYEGRISHPVLTKDMLVEVQFSSGGGNLTGSIELDIFPDTADKITGTLQSSMIANNTVLIEALFTSRIFKNGSKLIVKIGSTPHTTGFDVMLQRNATSEVSLQVSAKYDTIPGGEATVAFQVMNDEGAVVDVAGVMEREEVPECKGHKVKAAVITSFLGSYDMYLKVGRPFYFEMTTDGHGSLKSYTIKLEFQTLKNFEATLSVHRKLLHETHPVVMARIKPLSFNLIDVELAYKRDEYKMIQDTVLEECVYVVKTWLEWSNMEYQRLVHEARAQNITFPPAELSTLMGKILLDMSEIYQNLREDELTPAYEFFSRIVAHPGVTYAREVAYRTGVVLRWALNHLPRHNLQPYREHINWRKETKGFNFVVKEAAVRVIRAILLVDGGAWVRHHLFLLRHSSIYAALKKEVDAMMRHHPQEYEAIQQVVAQVEDVLEADLDDIQKHPLALGVAVLFFRKIDEVIQKVRVNEMTLVYNVLWAYDSYTINPLNNILWLYYLLQSRSPLQLLPPYDRTAMVIGDTEILTFDGAKLRVPVSPCEVILVSYSSSKLTMAHPDASAPPQITFVVASTTAIIKSNYNIEVNGKRVRDFEVTYGDVTIHQTHLQIKLISPFMTVRVAKRQRIVSLETSGWTFAHLDGLMGTYDGEAGNDWFTSTGTRASSLQELVTSWQEDQQCPTPAVPPVSPAQVSVERVLHCYPLLGMWSRCNSLVRPEPFIHFCYVTSNPCDAAQAYRTVCSIEGISPLVPRGC from the exons ATGGTCATCTCCTTGAAGCTGTCTAAGACGGATGGCGTCATTG GACCAAATCTAGGCAACGCCCTGGAGAGGTAcccgctggtggtggcggtggccgaCGGCCGGGTTCAACAAGTGTGTACTTTTCCTGACGACGACGCCTGGTCCATCAACATCAAGAAGGGCATCGCCTCAGCCTTCCAGAACTCTCTCCCTTCTAATTCAACAACTAATTCGGGACTAAGTATTACTGAG ACAGACGTGGTAGGAACGTGCCCAACGAGGTACGAGGTGCAGAACCATGGAGACAGAGTCATTGTGAAGAAGGAGAAGAACCACCGCCTGTGTAAGCAGCGTTACCCGACCCCTGCTGAGACCCAGGTTCCCTGGCTCAAAGGTCCTCTGCCGCTGGAAGAGTCCCGCTCTGTGTGTAAACAAGAGATCAGGAACGGAATCTACTCCAGCATCACCTGTGAGGATAAGAACGTGGTCAGACCCAGCTATGGTGCCTATAAGTATATTGAAGCCAGACAGGAGTCCACTCTGAGATACATCTCAGAATCCAACGACCAATCAGGTGCCGCCTCTGCCATCCCTCAAGCTAACATGGAACGCAAGAGTCTCCGGTATGACCACGATACCCTCAAGAAGGACCCGTCCATGGTGGCCCAGTTGGACCAGACCATGAGTCAGATCTGTGAGAAGACTAAAGATGCCGTTGAGCGTGACGTTGCTGCTCTGGTAGCCTTGGCTTTACATCTCTTGCGCCGGGTACCAGAGGATGCTGTAGAACAGACTTTGGTTAAAATCCGCAATGGAAGTTACTGTGAAGATTGGAGAAAACTCGAAAACCTTTTTTTAGACGTTGTTTCCTTCGTGCACGAGGTCGGTGCCGTAAAGGTTATGGTAAGCCAACTGGTGAGTGGGCAGGCCACCGGAGGTCGTGCTGCCCTCTACACTGCGGGCCTCTACCTACATACCCGCCCCACCTCTAGTGACATTGAAGCTCTCGTACCAGTCTTTGAATCCCGACTAAGTCTGCCATTTGTGACTCTGGCTGCAGCCTCTATGGTGAAGGCCTATTGTCATGACAGTTCCCTGTGTGATAACGTAACATCTGTAAGGACAATTGTTCAAGCACTAAACAATAAAATTCAAAGCCAATGTTCGCCTCTGAGTGACGAAGACACACAAAATGAAGCTCTCGCCTCACTTAAGGTCTTGGGTAACATGGGCTTGATGACTCCTGAGGAAGCCACGTCAGTTATCAGGTGTATGAAGACTGAAGGAGTGCTGACGAGTGTTCGCGTGGCCGCCGCTCAGGCCTTCAGACAGTCACAGTGTGCGCCCTCC ACTACCGAGCAGCTCATCAAAATTGCGATTGATTCTACTTCAAACACAGAAGTTCGAATTGCTGCCTACCTCGCAGCGATCCGGTGCGTCCAGGAAGGCGACTTGGAGACCATTCTTGCTAGCCTGGCGGGAAGCGAGGATACACAGG TTCGTGGGTTCATACTGAGTCACCTGGTGAACCTCCAGGAGACCAACTCTCCGCACAAGGGACACCTCCGATACCTCCTGACCAACATTCTCCTTCCCAGAGACTTCGAGACTGACGTGAGGAAATATTCTCGCAACATAGACGTGTCATACTTCTCCTCGTCCCTGGGTGCTGGTGCCGGCGTGGAGTCCAACATCATCTACTCTCCGGGATCCTTTGTCCCTCGCTCTGTTGACTTCAACCTCACCGCCGCGTCAGGCGAGGCTCTTATGGACATTGGCGAAGTTGGCGTACGCCTTGAGGGTTTAGATCCGATGCTTGAGAAGGCCTTCGGACCTAGAGGTTACCTAAGAAGAACTAGTCCGGCTAAAATGTTTAATTATATTCTTAATTTCCTGGAAAAAGAGGGTAAGGAGATCATTGATAATATCCGGAGAATGCTAAGAGAAGATGAGCAAATTGATATGGCTTCATTAACCGATTTTTGGGATGAAATTTATTGTTGTGGTGGACCTGACGTTGTTCGTGCTGATATATTTGCTCGCTTTATGGGACAAGAAATATATTTCTCTTCTTTGTCTGGCAACTTGGACGACATAGCTGCAAGTGGAATAGGCAGAACGATCGGCTCGTATATTACACAGATTCTTCACCAAATTAAAAATGTACATGTTACTTCTACAAGAACTGCTCAGTTATACCTGGATTACTCCTTCCCCACCATTCAAGGGACACCATTCAAATTCAAACTAGAAGGTACAGCCGTTACTGGACTTCAGTTGGAAGGATCTCTGAACATATTAGATTTATTTTTTAACTTCAGAAACGGGCAGAACGTTCTCAAAATCCTCCCAAGCCTGTCTGTAcaaatagacaattttattggctTTGACGATTACCTCAGTCAGACAGGCATCAAGACGAACTCCACCATCTCGACTAGCAACGGTTTCTCTCTCAGCGTCAAGGCCAAGAATAAGTATGAGCTGGTAATTCAGTGGGACCTTCCTGAGAAGATGGAAGTTATTAATGTGAAGAGTGAGACATACCTCATGATGAGTGAGAGAGGCAGACCAGAGACCAAGGTCATCCCACAATCCATGAAGGACACCAGGATCAGGacccattcatgtatcaacagtcTTGAACCCGCGCTAGGTCTCAAGTTCTGTTATGAACTGGACATCCCGGATGTCTTCCGTAGCAACTCTCTGCCACTTGGGGCCCCGGCCATTGCCAAGCTATACGTCGAGAAGGAAGAGCCATCCATAATAGGTTATAATATTACATATCTTAATAAAAGAAAGGAGACTAGCCAATATATTTTATTGAAAATAGATACCCTCGGATCTTCTAAACCTAGAGAAGCTGAATTACTTATCTCGTTCTCCAAACAAGGCTATTCTGTCTCGATCTCCGCCAGTTTTGACTCTCTGACTTTCAGTAGTGGAGTCTGGATCACAATTATCAATAGTGAAGATTATAAGGCCATCCTGGTTTACACAAAATTCAGGAACGCTCAAACGGAACTAACACGGGGACTTAAAGTAGATTTCAGGACAAAGTCATCGCTGAGTGACAAAGAGTATGAACTAAATGTCTTCAGCAGCCCGCTAAAAAACTTTCCCCTCGCCTCCAAAGTCGTGGAAATGAAGCTCGCCAAGACAATCAATCCTCCCGAAGTTTCTATGGATTTTCTCTGCGGAACAAGAAATTATTTAAGAAATTATTTCGACTTGAATTTTGAAG TGGTCGTAGACGTGAAGGACGCCCAGTACCTCAACGTGTCTCTACCCACGAGGCTCCGCAAGCTAGAGTTTGACAGCGGTCTTAGAGACTGGCAAGTGAACGCCTTCATCCTGCAGACGAGAGAGTCAGGCGAGAACACCCAGCACTCCTCAGCCTTCAGAATAACCCGAAGGAGGAAGGAAGTGATCGCGGTTGaggccacccacactacacaagGAAATCTTTACGATAACTTCATCATTAGAACTACAGCTTTAG TTAAGGTGAGTCACACACAGTACAAGGCTGCCACGACGGTGCAGAACGGTGGGGACACGACGGGCGTCTCCGTGCACCTGACCCGCGCCGGAGACAAAGCCAAGCTGGCCACGCTGGAAGCCTTGCACACCTACTCTGGCAAGCCCTATGGCATCATTCTCCTG GTGGACATTCCGAGGTACATGGAACCCATTGAGTTCGAGTTTACGACCGCGATAACAGAGGAAAATATACTCCAGCTGAAGTTCGGTCTGACGTATGGCAACCAGGTCATCCTTCGAGTATTTGGTCCCGTCACGTTTGAAACCTCTTCAGCCTTTTTCAAGTTTAAAGCAGCGATAACAGTCATCACAGCGGTCAGTGGACGCCATTTTGTGTCTGCCGTCGTCAACATCGCCAACAACACACAAGGGCTATCATTTACCTGTAAAAGACATCGACGGGTGATCGTGAGCGTGGACTGCAGCGCGGTGACAGTCACCCGCCAGGAGACGGTCACGGCGGCCCGGGTCATGCTCCCTGGCTTTGTTGACTTCACCACCGACATCATCACCAACGACCGCTTCGTATACATCACCCTCAATGGTCAGCTGTCCTTGGCCAACTCGTACCCTCATAGATTGAGAGGCTACACCAACGTCGACTTGGAGAACAAGAACGCCAAGGTGGACATCTCGTGGGATGCGGACCATGAACCTGACAAGAAAATCAACGTGGACGTTATGGTTGTCATAGCGGCCGGCCGCCCGAGCAGGCTGTACCTACA AGGAGACGTGGAGTACCAGAGCATTACCTACCCCGTGGTCCTGGAGGCCTCGGTGGCCAACCTCCTCCGCCAACGCTATGAAGACTGTACCTTAACCCTCGTGATCCGAGCCCCGGAGAACAAGAATTTATCCTTGGAAATTACAAACGCTTTCCAACATCATGCGTCCTCAGCCTCCATAGACACAGGCCTCCACTACAAGAGTATGCAGGACAAGGAGTACGCGTTCGCGAGTCACACCTACTTGGAGAGGTTTAAGGCCCCGTTCAGTTTTATGTACACCTTTCATGCGGGCTTCACATCGCCAAGAGGACAAACAGCGAGTGTGAGATTGGAAGCCAAGCACAGGTACACCCCCGCGGAGCGAGTCGCATACATCCAG GGAAGTGTTTCTTTTCCTGCAATGAAGGAGCCATTGAAGTTGGAATTCAAATCCAACCAAACTGAAAACCTCTACAGCTTAGGATGGATAGCAGAGGCAAATTTTCCAGCCACCATGTATAACATTGAACTTTTGTTAGGCCCTGGAGGGTCTATCAGATCCTTTAATTCGTTTCTAAATGTCACTGCTATCAAGGATTTTACCGACGCCGTGGTCAAGTTGCTGGAAGTCGAAATGTGGTGCTTTGGTAAATTTTGTGATATAGATAACAATGCAATTTATATATATCACTACCGTTTCCACAAGCCAACACCCATCACATATTCCATGATATTCAAGTCCCCATCCCGCACTATGGAGGGGGAAGCTGAGTATTCTCCTTCACAGTCAAGTCTCAAGTTCTATCCTAACAGGGATCACAGTGAAGATAAATACCAGATCGCCGCCACATCCTCCCACAGCAACTGGGATCAGGAGTCCAAGTACGAGGGTCGCATCAGTCACCCAGTTCTAACCAAAGACATGCTAGTTGAGGTTCAGTTTTCGAGCGGTGGAGGGAACCTCACAGGCTCCATCGAACTGGACATCTTCCCAGATACAGCGGACAAAATAACAGGTACTCTTCAGTCATCCATGATCGCCAATAACACCGTCTTGATTGAGGCACTGTTCACCTCCAGG ATATTCAAAAATGGGTCGAAACTTATAGTGAAGATTGGCAGTACGCCACACACGACTGGATTCGACGTTATGTTACAGCGAAATGCCACTTCCGAAGTGTCCTTGCAAGTGTCGGCCAAGTACGACACAATCCCAGGCGGAGAGGCGACAGTGGCTTTCCAGGTGATGAACGACGAGGGTGCCGTGGTGGATGTTGCTGGCGTGATGGAGCGGGAGGAGGTTCCTGAGTGTAAAGGCCACAAGGTCAAAGCtgcggttatcacttccttcctcGGAAGTTACGATATGTACTTAAAAGTTGGCAGACCATTTTACTTCGAGATGACAACCGACGGCCACGGTAGCCTGAAGTCTTATACTATAAAGTTGGAGTTCCAGACGCTTAAAAACTTCGAGGCTACGCTATCCGTGCACCGTAAACTTCTACATGAGACACATCCTGTTGTTATGGCCCGTATTAAACCGCTCTCATTTAACTTGATCGATGTTGAGCTGGCCTACAAGAGAGACGAATATAAAATGATACAG GACACTGTGTTAGAGGAGTGTGTGTATGTCGTCAAGACATGGCTGGAGTGGAGCAACATGGAGTACCAGAGGCTGGTGCACGAAGCTCGCGCTCAAAACATAACCTTCCCGCCTGCGGAGCTCAGCACGCTGATGGGCAAGATCTTACTGGATATGTCAGAGATCTACCAAAACCTGAGAGAAGACGAGTTGACTCCCGCGTACGAGTTCTTCAGCAGGATTGTGGCTCATCCCGGTGTGACATACGCACGGGAGGTGGCCTACCGCACCGGGGTTGTCCTGCGGTGGGCGCTCAACCACCTCCCCAGACACAACCTCCAGCCTTACCGCGAACATATCAACTGGAGAAAAGAAACTAAGGGATTTAACTTCGTAGTTAAAGAAG CCGCGGTGAGGGTGATACGCGCCATCTTGCTGGTCGACGGCGGCGCCTGGGTGCGGCACCACCTCTTCCTGCTCAGACACTCCTCCATCTACGCCGCCCTCAAGAAGGAGGTCGATGCCATGATGAGGCACCATCCGCAGGAGTACGAGGCCATCCAGCAGGTCGTGGCGCAGGTGGAAGACGTCCTCGAGGCAGATCTGGACGACATACAGAAGCATCCCCTCGCTCTGGGCGTTGCCGTCTTGTTCTTCAGGAAGATTGATGAG GTAATTCAGAAGGTGAGAGTGAACGAGATGACGCTGGTGTACAATGTGCTCTGGGCCTACGACTCCTACACCATCAATCCCCTGAACAACATCTTGTGGCTCTACTACCTCCTCCAGTCCCGCTCGCCCCTACAGCTTCTGCCTCCATACGACCGCACTGCCATGGTTATCGGTGACACAGAGATCCTCACCTTCGACGGGGCCAAGCTGCGGGTACCTGTGTCACCGTGTGAGGTCATCTTGGTCTCTTACTCCTCCAGCAAGCTCACAATGGCCCATCCGGATGCTTCAGCCCCGCCACAGATTACATTTGTTGTCGCCTCAACTACCGCAATTATTAAGTCAAATTACAATATTGAAGTCAACGGCAAAAGAGTTCGTGATTTTGAGGTCACTTACGGGGACGTAACCATTCATCAGACGCACCTTCAGATTAAGCTGATCTCACCCTTCATGACAGTCAGAGTGGCCAAGAGACAGCGTATAGTGTCCTTGGAAACATCTGGCTGGACATTCGCTCACTTGGACGGCCTGATGGGTACGTACGATGGCGAGGCAGGAAATGACTGGTTCACGTCCACTGGTACCCGAGCCTCCAGTCTGCAGGAACTGGTGACATCGTGGCAGGAGGACCAGCAGTGCCCCACCCCTGCCGTGCCGCCCGTGAGCCCCGCTCAGGTCTCAGTAGAGAGAGTCCTCCACTGCTATCCCCTGCTTGGGATGTGGTCCAGGTGCAACTCCTTGGTGCGTCCAGAACCCTTCATCCACTTCTGCTACGTCACCTCCAACCCTTGCGACGCTGCTCAGGCCTACCGTACCGTCTGCTCTATTGAAGGAATTTCCCCGCTAGTGCCCAGAGGATGTtaa